A region from the Desulfuromonas acetexigens genome encodes:
- a CDS encoding class I SAM-dependent methyltransferase has product MNFEHVNCDLCGADNYDLLFEGRDRLHGLPGTFPVVQCRECGLVYLNPRPDESSMADFYPEEYSPFASDRGVVGYLRTVLRRREAAGIAGSLLPGARVLEVGCAAGELLTALRDRGLEVTGLEPSLHAAEKAHREYGLDVYRGTVFDAPFPGKMFDAVVLRHVIEHFPSPRAALEKIRTWLKPGGFLHISTPNFDSLNRRLFKEFWHDLDVPRHQVVFSVSTLQRQLNDCGFQINSVRFEIAPNDWVGSTRNMLHSLHPDFSLYRFFNLKNPVALGMFLPLTLLQKCLRIGGRMQIVAMKIE; this is encoded by the coding sequence ATGAACTTTGAACATGTAAACTGCGATTTGTGCGGCGCGGATAATTACGACCTTCTTTTCGAGGGACGGGACCGGCTGCATGGATTGCCGGGAACTTTCCCGGTGGTTCAGTGCCGGGAATGCGGTTTGGTCTATCTCAACCCCAGGCCCGACGAATCGTCGATGGCGGATTTTTATCCGGAGGAATACAGTCCGTTCGCGTCGGATCGCGGCGTCGTTGGCTATCTCCGTACGGTTCTTCGAAGGCGCGAGGCTGCTGGTATCGCCGGTTCTTTACTCCCAGGGGCTAGGGTTTTGGAGGTCGGATGCGCTGCTGGTGAATTGCTGACAGCCCTTCGTGATCGTGGTTTAGAAGTGACCGGCTTGGAGCCGAGTCTTCACGCGGCGGAAAAGGCGCATCGCGAGTACGGGCTCGACGTTTATCGGGGTACGGTTTTTGATGCCCCTTTTCCCGGAAAGATGTTTGATGCGGTCGTTCTTCGGCACGTTATCGAACATTTCCCTTCACCCAGGGCGGCGCTGGAGAAAATCCGGACATGGCTGAAACCTGGTGGTTTTTTGCATATCTCGACTCCCAACTTCGACAGTCTCAACAGACGGTTGTTCAAAGAATTTTGGCATGATTTAGATGTCCCCAGGCACCAAGTTGTTTTTTCCGTATCGACCTTGCAGAGGCAGTTGAACGATTGTGGCTTTCAGATTAATTCAGTTCGTTTTGAAATTGCACCGAACGACTGGGTTGGGAGCACCCGCAATATGCTGCACTCCCTTCACCCCGATTTTTCGCTATATCGATTTTTCAATCTTAAAAACCCCGTTGCCCTTGGCATGTTTTTACCCTTGACCCTTTTGCAAAAGTGCTTGCGTATCGGGGGCCGGATGCAGATTGTGGCAATGAAAATCGAATGA
- a CDS encoding glycosyltransferase family 4 protein, with amino-acid sequence MNTTKKLKILMLAPTPYFADRGCHVRIYEEAKALRILGHDVRICTYHLGRDLGDIPTWRIPRIPWYRKLSAGPSWHKFYLDLLLFFTAFKAIRELSPDLIHAHLHEGALVGFLLKMLFGIPMVFDCQGSLTGELVEHRFIRRGSWLYRVFRFLEGWIVRRADRTVCSAGPSARILIEDFAIPAEIVSVVADGVDVEIFRPGLEVSGLRRELNLPQDRLIAVFMGVMSEHQGVDMLLEAIGALRADGHEVYCLLMGYPEEGYRRRAEELGLDERVTFTGRIEYSRAAEYLNLGDLALAPKMSDSEANGKILNYMACGLPVIAFDNPVNREILGETGVLVPPGDVGAFAEAVEKLGRDESQRRRLAGAARARAVSEHGWDVAARSLVHLYNEIFVARRPLSAD; translated from the coding sequence TCAGGATTTTAGGGCACGATGTCCGGATCTGCACCTATCACTTGGGCCGTGATCTGGGCGATATACCAACATGGCGCATTCCCCGCATCCCCTGGTATCGAAAGTTGTCGGCCGGGCCGTCGTGGCACAAATTTTATCTGGACCTCCTCCTGTTTTTCACGGCCTTTAAGGCCATCCGCGAGTTGTCACCGGACCTGATACATGCCCACCTTCACGAAGGTGCTTTGGTTGGTTTTCTGCTTAAGATGCTCTTCGGTATCCCCATGGTTTTCGATTGCCAGGGGAGCCTGACGGGGGAACTGGTCGAGCATCGCTTCATCAGAAGAGGTTCTTGGTTGTATCGCGTCTTCCGTTTTCTGGAAGGCTGGATCGTGCGCCGTGCGGATCGAACGGTGTGCAGTGCCGGTCCCTCCGCCCGAATTCTGATCGAAGATTTCGCCATCCCCGCTGAAATCGTCTCGGTGGTGGCCGATGGTGTCGATGTTGAGATCTTCCGGCCGGGTTTGGAGGTGTCTGGTCTGCGCCGAGAGCTTAATTTACCGCAAGACAGGTTGATAGCGGTTTTTATGGGGGTCATGAGCGAGCATCAGGGGGTCGATATGCTCCTTGAAGCGATTGGCGCTTTGCGGGCTGACGGACATGAGGTTTATTGCCTGCTCATGGGTTATCCGGAAGAGGGCTATCGTCGGCGGGCCGAAGAGCTTGGCCTTGACGAGCGCGTCACCTTTACTGGACGGATCGAATACAGCCGGGCGGCCGAATATCTGAATCTCGGGGATCTGGCCCTGGCCCCGAAAATGTCCGACAGCGAAGCCAATGGCAAGATTCTGAATTATATGGCCTGCGGGTTGCCGGTGATCGCTTTTGACAACCCAGTGAATCGCGAGATTTTGGGAGAAACCGGGGTGCTGGTGCCGCCGGGCGATGTGGGCGCTTTTGCCGAAGCGGTCGAGAAACTCGGAAGGGATGAGTCTCAGCGGAGGAGACTCGCCGGGGCGGCGCGGGCAAGGGCAGTGTCCGAACATGGCTGGGATGTGGCGGCACGGAGTTTGGTGCACCTCTATAACGAGATTTTTGTCGCAAGAAGGCCTTTGTCCGCTGATTGA